The sequence GGTTatcatatctttttttttttcatttttcatttttctcttttctcttttctcttttcatttttcttcttttttcatttttcttcttttttcatttttcttcttttttcatttttcttcttttttcattttactttttttttatcttttatcttttcttttcttttttttttcttggcACTTTACAGTAATTTTGGCAGCAAcgaaaaattagtaaaatcTCAAATAGgcacaaaaatatatgcgtatattatgtacataattatatgattaaacatttttgtatgaaaaaaaattaataatatatcggTGTTAAGTGTTAAATTCATCTTATAATTAAGCTCCTAAAAATTTAGAACACCCTAGGGCAAAGGCAGTACCATAAATGagaattatatacatatgcagtATCATTTTCTAggtattaattttattatatttttttatatttttaataacgttaatataacaaaatcgCCATGTGAACaggtataaatatatacatattatatacatatatatgtatatacgtacgttcaagtataagatatatatatacatgtatgcatatatacgtacattttATGTTTCAatactaaaatttttaaaagggGTAATATTCGAAAATCGTGCATTTTGAAACGAGCATTTTCTTCCCAAGAATCCTCATATTACATACCTTAATCATTAtacataacaaaataatagaaaatattaaaaatacagtccgtaaaataaaaaatataaatttatatttagaatGAATAGAATTaagaaattttgaaaaaaaaaaaattaagcatACTTTGAGGATACGTTGTTAAAATTgggtaatttatattttattttattttttcattaattccaaataaaaataatattaccaAAAAACGTACTAGTACGTATTATACAAGACGTTCGTTACAGTTGTACCCCTAAAAAAGACGAGGAAAAGTGTAGCTACAGAAAACCAAAAGTTAAAATTCCATTCCAGTTGGCTGTTTTAAAATGAGtacagaagaaaaaaaaaaaaaaaaaaaaaaaaaggaaaaaattcatatttacGTAAAATAGCGTTGTACAAATGtccatatgtatataaaacgtgtacatatgtatataaaacgcgtacatatgtatataaaacgcgtacatatgtatataaaacgtgtacatacgtatataaaacgtgtacatatgtatataaaacgtgcacaaatgtatataaaacgtgtacatgaatatacatgtaaaaaacacgtatttgtttatattgcACCTTCCTCTTGTGTGAATATACGTGAACGATGATGCTCGAAATTTTATATCTGAGTATACTTATGTTAACAGgcaaatatgtatacacattaGTAGTGCAACATTGTCTCGTAGGCTGCATAACATACGTGTGAGAAGTTGTGAGCGTAATATATGTGacaaatttgttaaaaaaaatatgaacaattcagaacttttttgtattttccattttgctTGTTGCGTTGCATTGAGGGATATTACTGCTACCACGGAAGCGGAAGCGGTAAACTACTGTTACGATTATCACTTGGGCTTgcacattattttatttattttttttttttttttgtttttgttgttCTTTCGCGGAACAAACCACAGAGTCTATTTGCTTCTCGAGTAACGCGGACCTTTTTGAGTACATAACCAATAAGACAAACAATGTGGAAATACTGGCTTGTATTATTAGTAACCTGCTGGgtagtttttttaaatgttttttttatgttagcgaaatatcattaaaaaaattagaagatGGTTTTCCTTTTGATGCGTCATCAATCAAATTATGCTCCGATACAGAGGTAAGTGATTTCTATATTAAAGTCGACTTTTCCACTTGTTATACTGAAGAATGTGATGATCGAATtgtattaaatgtattatgtgatattaaaaaatataatggaaGTGATTATTATAAATGCCCTAGGACAATTTTGAAGAAGACGTGtgaatttatgaaaaaagaaaatatagcTGACACTGTTTGTGTAGGAAACGAaatagaattttttatttttgataagGTGAATTATAATCTAGATgaatataattcttatatGAAAGTTTATGATAGAGAATCATTTTCATGTAAGAATGATTTATcagatatatatagaaatagtgatagtattattaataaatcaGAACCATCATCATATAAGGAATATTGCCGTATTCCTAGAAATGATGGTTTAATTAATGATgatagtaaaaaattaaaaaaaaaatgtggtTATTTTGCTACTGATCCTTATGATACATCAAATATGATTAAACTTAGAATATGCCGAGCtttaaatgatttaaatATCAATGTACAAAGATATCATCATGAAGTGTCTACAAGTCAACATgaaatatcattaaaatattttgatgcTTTAAAGAACGctgataatttatttattacaaagCAAATAATTAAAACCACTGTTCATGCTTTTAATAGAACAGCTACATTTATGCCAAAACCGCTAGTTAGTGATAATGGGAATGGTTTACATTGTAATATTTCGttatggaaaaataataaaaatattttctttattgaTGATCCAtctactttttatttatcgaaagaatctttttattttatgaatggTATTATTAAACATGCAAGAGCTTTACAAGCATTTTGTAACTCAACTATGAATTCATATAAAAGATTAGTACCTGGTTTTGAAACTTGTCAGAAATTGTTTTATTCCTTTGGATCTAGAAGTGCTGTTATAAGGTTatctttaattaattatagcAACTCATCTGAAAAAAGAATTGAATTTAGATTGCCAGACTATGTAAATTCACCACATCTAGTTATAGCTGCTATAATTTTAGCAGGATATGATGGAATTAAATCAAAAGAACAACCTTTAGTACCTTTtgaaagtaaaaatgaagaCTTCTTCATATCCAACATTTTTGCTAATTATGTTCAGAACCCTCAAAATTTTCAAACTCTCACACATGCCTTAAAAGATTATAATACGTTTCATGACATAAAGGATAATACCGATTTTCGTAATTTCTTTAGATGTAATCAACCAGagaatatatgtttttcgCTTGCAGAAAGTTTAGATGCCCTTGAAAAAGACCACGAGTTCTTGACCGTCAAtggaatttttaaaaaggttAGCACGTTATGTGCTCATTGGTGCGTTTTATGTGTGTAtgaacgtatatatatgcacatgttaCATacgcatgtatatacatatatatatgtatgtgtgtgtatatatgtatgtatatatgtatgtatatatgtatgtatatatgtatgtatgtatatatgtatgtatatatgtatgtatgtatatatgtatgtatatatgtatgtatatatgtatgtatgtatatatgtatgtatatatatatgtgtgtatatatgtatgtatatatgtttgtgtgTACATGGAAAAGCACTGTAGCTGCAAGGCGAGTGTTGTCCGTATTTCCCACAGATAGCAGTAATTGGGTGTTGAATGCGCCCTTTTCTTATACTATGTAAGTTCATTCCCATCCCATTTTTCTTTACTCCTTGTAGGAAATGATacaagaatatataaaattcaaaaGAGAAGAAATTGTCTCCTATAACAAGTATGTGTCTCCCTATGATTATCACTTATATTATGACTGTTAGGAAATGATGCcgaaatatttcttattttaaaaaaaataagaaagttctttatttttactccGTTACTTGGTTACTCCACTTATTctttttgctatattttgatattttatgcgtaaataaaaaggatacaaactttttttaatgttacgAATTTATATAcgaatatatgtgtatgtatatgtatgtatgtgtgtatatattcatatatgtgtacccatatatttatacatgcgtgcatgtttatttttattattttattttaattttttaatgatctCTTACCCCTTTTCATTTGACCCGTAACTCTGCgaaatgattatttttataaatttcagTTTTTCCTCATCAAGATCAATATTCAATCAGTTGTTAATTGTAAAacttataaaacaaaaaagttcaaatagtttaaaaaaagggaaaataattgaatttccaagctttttttttataaattaaaaaaaagaaaaaaaaaaaaaaagttaaaaattgaaataaaaacgCACATtcgtaaaaaaagaaacatacaaaaaaaagaaaaagagaaatgaaatatagttctacataattatacaaagaaataatttaaatatgaattgTCGACAGGTTAACGGCCTCTGACGGGTTTGTGCAATATTTTCTTTGGCAAAAAGACAGCAgccttaaaataaaagaatgaaataaaaaggacATTAGGTGTTTAAAAATGGAAGTGGATAAATACATTGGTAAAGTGTTCAactatatatgtgtacgttatacatatatatacatatatatatacatatacattacatATACTTAAGCATAATCACACAAATATGCatgttcattttgtttaCCTCTTAATCATTTGAATGTATTTTCTCGTTGTTTCATCGTTTAGAATATGTGCGAcctgtataaatatgtaacaGAAAGATACaagtaaaaatgttaaaaatacttaataaaatgtacGTGAAATGAGCCTCGTAAGTAGTTTTTTATGGAAACTCATATAtacacgcatatatatattaaattatttaatttcacAAGTTTGAATgagttttcctttttacttCGGAGGCAAAGATTTTCGACCGTCCTGCTCTCTCATGAATCCCGACCATTGTAACCCCCATAGGCCAAGCAGCATTCCCTATGGCTAGCAGcatataactaaaaaaaaaaaaataaataaacagaaATAAACGAacaatcaaataaaaatatacgaaAAGTAAGCGAACAATAAAAGAACAATAAACGAACAATAAACGAATAATAAGCGAACAATAAGCAAAAAGTACACAACATAAGGTAGAATaacgtaaaaataataagctATACATCATAAGGTACGATTACTCAAGTGCAGTGGAATATAacataatgtaatatatgaaaggtataactaaaattattcagctcatttgtttttcattcttttttttctctttacgCATCATGAGCGGCCTTAAAGTTCCTCTTTTGGCAACAAGAAACTatgttgtatattttttcgaGTATGTCAAGTTCCAGGCTAAATttaaagaagtaaaaataaaaatcgaTATTGAcaaatacacacacatatacgcatatacacAAAGACTCAAATaaacacacacatatacgcatatacacAAAGACTCAAATaaacacacacatatacgcatatacacAAAGACTCAAATaaacacacacatatatgcatatacacaaAGACTCAAATAAACACACACAattacacatacatatatatattaataatgctCGATATGTGCACTGGTATACTTtgtatattacattttttttttataatatattaccttttttgttttaattttttttcaagcgGCCTTAGGTCTTTATGTGTTTGCAAGTATGTAgcttgttttattttctttttactgtCCTCGTTATTCTCAATTTCTTCGTTCCATTCTTTCATAGTACTTTTTATCCagtcatatataattttttctttatctaaTTCTTTTCcgttttcattattttgcttttcaTTGGAGGATCTTTCTAATTTTACTGCTTCCTTCGAATTAGTGTTCTCAATTTCATCTTCCAAATTGTCCTCAATTAAATCTAgagaattttcttttaatctTCGCGcgcggaaaaaaaaaaaaaaaaaaaaaatgtgcaaaATGTTATGATCTGTTCATAATATTTGCTATTACGTACAGCTATTTACCCACATTTATGAGCACATTAACACGTActtatacatttacatacatttacttttgtattaatatataaatatatatttataaatatatgtacgcatatataACCTCCCTCTTAGGACATCACCAAACACGTTTTGCTCCTTACTCTTCAactcatttttgtttatttttagcTCTTTCAACCTATTATACCTAAATTGGAGAaacaatatatgtatttttatgatcagttaacataaattaaaaaattaatatacacatacatgtatatatgtatattttaatatgtaccTTTGTAGATCAGTTTCACCAAACAATCTTATAGGCTCTTTTAATTGCCGTAGTAGAATAATGATTTGTTTGTTACTTAATGTTATttctgaaaataaaaattatgataacaatattattaataatacatataaacatatgtgGTGTAATGTGGTGTAATACGGT comes from Plasmodium malariae genome assembly, chromosome: 7 and encodes:
- the PmUG01_07034100 gene encoding glutamine synthetase, putative; the encoded protein is MKSICFSSNADLFEYITNKTNNVEILACIISNLLGSFFKCFFYVSEISLKKLEDGFPFDASSIKLCSDTEVSDFYIKVDFSTCYTEECDDRIVLNVLCDIKKYNGSDYYKCPRTILKKTCEFMKKENIADTVCVGNEIEFFIFDKVNYNLDEYNSYMKVYDRESFSCKNDLSDIYRNSDSIINKSEPSSYKEYCRIPRNDGLINDDSKKLKKKCGYFATDPYDTSNMIKLRICRALNDLNINVQRYHHEVSTSQHEISLKYFDALKNADNLFITKQIIKTTVHAFNRTATFMPKPLVSDNGNGLHCNISLWKNNKNIFFIDDPSTFYLSKESFYFMNGIIKHARALQAFCNSTMNSYKRLVPGFETCQKLFYSFGSRSAVIRLSLINYSNSSEKRIEFRLPDYVNSPHLVIAAIILAGYDGIKSKEQPLVPFESKNEDFFISNIFANYVQNPQNFQTLTHALKDYNTFHDIKDNTDFRNFFRCNQPENICFSLAESLDALEKDHEFLTVNGIFKKEMIQEYIKFKREEIVSYNKYVSPYDYHLYYDC
- the PRP18 gene encoding pre-mRNA-splicing factor 18, putative, with protein sequence MDALDSFIKKKKEEIKEIKGNKRWFKQADLEDQKNKEINKFYEKEYKKKKVEEYERLKKLNDELDLKHKKSSADIDNEEANIGYKNKLGHFEQFIINKLFQITLSNKQIIILLRQLKEPIRLFGETDLQRYNRLKELKINKNELKSKEQNVFGDVLRGRLKENSLDLIEDNLEDEIENTNSKEAVKLERSSNEKQNNENGKELDKEKIIYDWIKSTMKEWNEEIENNEDSKKKIKQATYLQTHKDLRPLEKKLKQKSLELDILEKIYNIVSCCQKRNFKAAHDAYMLLAIGNAAWPMGVTMVGIHERAGRSKIFASEVAHILNDETTRKYIQMIKRLLSFCQRKYCTNPSEAVNLSTIHI